From a region of the Fuerstiella sp. genome:
- a CDS encoding HD-GYP domain-containing protein produces the protein MILFASQQQPAFQTVSSLGERGCRTSVLKPDGHFMEFHHNGQLIRVFAGPSGGTVSANLTCDDGSALSNTIAAELVRAIGVKDSYTCAHSDRVAQFAYLTAQTLHLDDIECERIHLAGLLHDIGKVGISDEILRKTSAVTESEMQKIRQHPVIGSEILLQLPGFECIVPGVLHHHESFDGTGYPDGLSGTSIPLSSRILAVADSWDAMTSDRSYRRAMSADRAACILQEGAGQQWDPQCVDAFLKCVNAVDVRDGHCQFQGFVSRTVWSTPVGSVSA, from the coding sequence ATGATCCTGTTCGCCAGCCAGCAACAGCCAGCCTTTCAGACTGTGTCATCTCTCGGAGAACGTGGTTGCAGGACATCCGTCCTGAAGCCTGATGGTCACTTCATGGAGTTCCATCACAATGGTCAGCTGATCAGGGTGTTTGCTGGGCCTTCCGGTGGAACCGTTTCAGCGAATTTGACCTGTGACGATGGTTCTGCGCTGTCGAATACAATCGCTGCAGAGCTTGTCAGAGCCATCGGAGTCAAGGACTCCTACACATGTGCACACAGTGACCGTGTTGCTCAGTTTGCGTACCTCACGGCGCAGACGCTGCATTTGGATGACATCGAATGCGAACGCATTCACCTGGCGGGACTTCTGCACGATATAGGCAAGGTTGGTATCTCCGACGAGATTCTCAGGAAGACATCTGCCGTCACCGAGTCTGAGATGCAAAAAATCCGCCAGCATCCGGTGATTGGCTCTGAGATTCTGCTGCAGTTGCCTGGCTTCGAATGCATAGTGCCAGGAGTTCTGCATCATCATGAATCCTTTGACGGTACCGGATATCCTGATGGACTCAGCGGTACTTCGATTCCACTGTCCTCCCGTATTCTTGCAGTGGCAGATTCATGGGACGCAATGACAAGTGACCGATCTTATCGACGAGCGATGTCAGCTGATCGGGCAGCGTGTATTCTGCAGGAAGGTGCCGGACAGCAGTGGGATCCGCAGTGTGTAGACGCATTTTTGAAATGTGTGAATGCTGTCGACGTCCGGGACGGACACTGCCAATTCCAGGGCTTTGTTTCACGCACGGTGTGGAGTACCCCGGTGGGCTCTGTGTCTGCATAA
- a CDS encoding sodium/solute symporter (Members of the Solute:Sodium Symporter (SSS), TC 2.A.21 as described in tcdb.org, catalyze solute:Na+ symport. Known solutes for members of the family include sugars, amino acids, nucleosides, inositols, vitamins, urea or anions, depending on the system.), producing MAASLTTLDWTLFVLYLVVVLALGLKFAGEQRSNEDYFLGGRAMNWLPVGLSLFATTFSSLSFVGLPREAAFEDYHLYLAILYIPLFVSPIVWIWFVPLYHRLQVTSPYEYMELRFDRSVRRLCSALSIVYTIGWMGSMLYAVGVILQAVLDLSPDQLRLTLIGVGLLATLYTALGGVKAVIWTDVLQAITLGGGMTVVLLMAVAKIDGGWDTVWQVGTSEQKFRMFDMRFDLTHRANFFSAAAFGIFVYLPAKAISLGTVQRFVSLPTIAAARRCVVVNAVMSATICLLFFIVGTVLFVFYHQPGASGFPPLNSEDQLLPVFVVTEISRFGLTGLLVAGLFAAAMSSIDSGINSLTLTIVIDWMQGRHPGVRFSRWLCTGFGLLTIVASLLVPVLGRNVFDIVIKISGALFGPMLGLFLLAMWCRKANSIGAWTGFVAGASVLMIIWSETEVSHWWYGAFTCVPTLVVGWLCSLVFPGRVPHRGTETSANDR from the coding sequence ATGGCAGCTTCCCTGACGACGCTCGACTGGACCCTGTTTGTGCTGTACCTCGTCGTCGTGCTTGCACTGGGTTTGAAATTTGCCGGCGAACAGCGTTCCAATGAAGATTATTTCCTTGGCGGCCGGGCCATGAACTGGCTGCCGGTCGGCCTTTCGCTGTTCGCCACCACCTTCAGTTCGCTGTCATTCGTCGGACTGCCGCGCGAAGCGGCGTTTGAGGATTACCATCTCTATCTGGCGATACTCTATATCCCGCTGTTCGTATCACCGATTGTATGGATTTGGTTTGTCCCGCTGTACCACCGTCTGCAGGTCACCAGCCCCTACGAGTACATGGAACTGCGATTCGATCGTTCGGTTCGTCGCCTGTGCAGTGCCCTGTCCATTGTTTACACCATTGGCTGGATGGGCAGCATGTTGTATGCGGTGGGAGTCATCCTGCAGGCGGTACTCGATTTGTCACCTGATCAACTCCGATTGACGTTGATTGGCGTGGGGTTGCTGGCGACTTTGTATACGGCTCTAGGCGGTGTCAAAGCCGTCATCTGGACCGACGTGCTGCAGGCGATCACGCTGGGCGGAGGGATGACCGTAGTTCTGCTGATGGCAGTCGCAAAGATCGACGGAGGATGGGACACGGTCTGGCAGGTGGGAACGTCCGAACAAAAGTTCCGGATGTTCGATATGCGATTCGATCTGACCCATCGAGCCAATTTCTTTTCCGCCGCAGCCTTCGGAATCTTTGTCTATCTGCCGGCCAAGGCGATCTCTCTGGGAACGGTCCAGCGGTTCGTCTCACTCCCTACTATTGCTGCCGCACGACGATGTGTAGTCGTCAATGCCGTCATGTCGGCCACAATCTGCCTGCTGTTTTTCATCGTTGGAACAGTATTGTTCGTGTTCTACCATCAACCTGGAGCGTCAGGATTTCCACCGCTTAACAGTGAAGATCAGCTTCTGCCGGTTTTTGTCGTGACAGAAATTTCCCGGTTCGGTTTGACGGGGCTGCTTGTGGCAGGTCTGTTTGCCGCAGCAATGAGCAGTATTGACAGCGGAATCAACAGTTTGACCTTAACCATCGTCATTGACTGGATGCAGGGACGGCATCCCGGCGTGAGGTTCAGCCGATGGCTCTGTACCGGCTTTGGGCTGCTTACGATTGTTGCATCACTGCTCGTGCCCGTCCTTGGCAGGAACGTATTCGACATCGTTATCAAAATCAGTGGTGCCCTCTTCGGTCCGATGCTTGGATTATTTCTGCTGGCAATGTGGTGCAGAAAAGCAAACAGCATCGGCGCATGGACCGGGTTCGTCGCCGGAGCTTCTGTATTAATGATCATCTGGAGCGAAACCGAAGTATCACACTGGTGGTACGGTGCTTTTACCTGCGTGCCGACACTCGTCGTGGGATGGCTCTGCAGTCTGGTGTTTCCAGGCAGGGTTCCTCACCGCGGCACTGAAACATCCGCCAATGACCGCTGA
- a CDS encoding phytanoyl-CoA dioxygenase family protein, protein MPIPCDGPIESLSIELELLWMIESSVFKKFDTDGYVVVRGLLDVELDIAPVIREYSAVLDRLAGQWLAEGRLRSTYDHLPFCERLLKIVIEAEPAYDQHFDISLPQADITDETPIHNGPAVFNLLRSPRLLDAVEQFVGPEIYSNPVQHTRIKLPEHLLPEPSRTGLTAQVAWHQDLGVVTDDADNTEMLTVWLPITRSTVENGCMAVVPGSHHDGLALHCRSPNPLTFNQVCIPENRLSEKNVPLPMDPGDVLFMHRQTQHSGLVNHSNEIRWSFDLRYQPIGQATGRRWFPGFVARSQSNPASEQVSSEAWAESWRQTRHELARSEDVAFNRWKHGDPRCA, encoded by the coding sequence GTGCCAATCCCGTGCGACGGGCCCATCGAATCGCTGTCAATCGAACTGGAGTTGTTGTGGATGATTGAGTCGTCTGTCTTCAAAAAATTTGACACGGATGGCTATGTCGTAGTTCGCGGACTGCTGGATGTTGAACTCGATATCGCCCCCGTGATCCGCGAATATTCTGCAGTGCTGGATCGACTGGCCGGCCAGTGGCTGGCCGAGGGACGGCTGAGGTCAACGTACGATCACCTGCCGTTTTGCGAACGGCTGCTGAAAATCGTGATCGAAGCTGAGCCGGCCTACGATCAGCACTTTGATATCTCACTGCCGCAGGCAGACATCACTGATGAAACACCAATCCACAACGGTCCGGCAGTGTTTAATTTACTGCGCAGTCCCCGACTCCTGGATGCCGTAGAGCAGTTTGTCGGCCCCGAGATCTATTCGAACCCCGTTCAGCACACACGTATCAAACTCCCCGAACATTTGCTGCCCGAACCATCCCGCACAGGACTCACAGCGCAGGTTGCATGGCATCAGGATCTGGGTGTTGTGACCGACGATGCTGACAATACCGAAATGCTGACCGTATGGTTGCCGATCACAAGATCCACCGTGGAAAACGGTTGTATGGCGGTCGTACCGGGCAGCCATCACGATGGTCTGGCCCTGCACTGCCGCAGTCCCAATCCGCTGACGTTCAACCAGGTGTGTATCCCGGAAAACCGATTGTCAGAAAAGAATGTGCCGTTGCCAATGGATCCCGGCGACGTCCTGTTCATGCACCGTCAGACACAACACAGTGGCCTGGTCAACCACAGCAATGAAATCCGCTGGAGTTTCGATCTGCGCTACCAGCCGATCGGACAGGCAACCGGACGACGCTGGTTTCCCGGCTTCGTTGCCCGCAGCCAGTCCAATCCGGCTTCGGAACAGGTCAGCTCCGAAGCGTGGGCCGAATCCTGGCGACAGACGCGACATGAACTGGCTCGTTCGGAAGACGTTGCATTCAATCGCTGGAAACACGGCGACCCGCGCTGTGCCTGA
- a CDS encoding amidohydrolase, with protein MNTNPQSTYGTSMMQRIADRRSFLRSAAQVTAAAGLYSTSTTRGRQNGQNNTPAQPVIDTHMHVWARKDSPLYPFPYPYGNTFDGPPHEATVEMLIEDMDRHGCTHAVLVQVIYHGWDNTYIADCVKQHPDRLKAHGLIDPTDPNVADKLRFWMKEHGLHGMRFSAIYYQNGNHGGDGWINSADTHRLWRTAADLGAVFNYFIAPTQLRKLAVMVKAYPDVPVIIDHFSQLDLGAEDPEPNIKRLLAMAQYPSVRVKVSELASVSKSGKYPFSDAWPVIKRLYETFGPDRLLFGTGYPGAARADYSRPTLDKEIDLIRHEIPFFSSEDGEKILGLNAAALWGFERPE; from the coding sequence ATGAATACCAATCCGCAATCCACATATGGAACATCAATGATGCAGCGAATTGCAGATCGACGCAGTTTTTTGCGTTCGGCCGCACAGGTAACAGCGGCAGCTGGTCTCTATTCGACCTCAACGACCCGTGGCAGGCAAAACGGTCAGAACAACACCCCCGCGCAACCTGTCATCGACACCCACATGCATGTCTGGGCCAGGAAAGATTCACCCCTTTACCCTTTTCCTTATCCATACGGAAACACGTTCGATGGGCCTCCCCACGAAGCCACGGTCGAAATGTTAATCGAAGATATGGATCGTCACGGGTGTACCCACGCTGTCCTCGTTCAGGTCATCTATCACGGCTGGGACAACACCTACATCGCTGACTGTGTCAAACAGCATCCCGATCGACTGAAAGCTCACGGACTCATCGACCCGACAGACCCAAACGTCGCAGACAAACTTCGGTTCTGGATGAAGGAGCATGGACTGCACGGAATGCGGTTTAGCGCGATTTACTACCAAAACGGGAATCACGGCGGAGATGGCTGGATCAACTCTGCTGACACACATCGTTTGTGGAGGACAGCCGCCGATCTTGGAGCGGTCTTCAATTATTTCATCGCACCGACACAATTGCGGAAACTAGCAGTCATGGTTAAAGCCTATCCGGATGTGCCGGTGATTATTGACCATTTCAGTCAACTGGATCTGGGTGCTGAAGATCCTGAACCGAATATAAAACGTCTGCTTGCCATGGCGCAATATCCGAGTGTGCGGGTCAAGGTTTCGGAGTTGGCATCGGTGTCAAAGTCCGGGAAATATCCATTTTCGGACGCATGGCCGGTTATCAAACGTCTTTACGAAACATTCGGCCCGGATCGACTTCTGTTTGGAACCGGATATCCAGGTGCCGCCCGCGCCGATTACAGCAGACCGACACTGGACAAAGAGATTGATCTGATTCGGCACGAAATTCCGTTCTTCAGCAGTGAAGACGGCGAAAAGATTCTCGGTCTGAATGCAGCCGCTCTGTGGGGCTTCGAAAGACCGGAATGA
- a CDS encoding PQQ-dependent sugar dehydrogenase, whose product MSRQTHQLSLWAVLFSLLVCGSLVAQDHSSFSTEKRVLWKTSRVTGTPDPPSPYRTVNAFPNIKLTEPLAMTSAPGSNRFFVAEQAGRIISFENDPAADSADVALDLTGKTLYGLAIHPQFRSNGYVFVTILVADPADEDLRGTRVSRFKLAKRNPPTIDPASETVIFEWRSGGHNGGCIKFGPDGYLYLATGDSSGIADQLRTGQDLSNVSGAMLRIDVDRPGTAQPYSIPPDNPFVDMDNARPEIWAYGLRQPWKFTFDRNTGDLWTGNVGQDLWEQVFVIERGGNYGWSVMEGGHVFRPERKRGPTPFISPIVEHNHTEFRSITGGFVYHGTRLPELTGAYIYGDYDTGKIWMFRYDRDNEKVTEHRELVDSALRLVGFGEDNSGELFLVDHMSGLINRLEASPAAIQTVDFPRRLSETGLFDSVRDHRVSPGVIPYDVNAPQWADGATKQRYLALPGQSKIEFDGITYPQPAPGAPHGWKFPDGTVAMETITMEMQPGNPDSRRRLETRLLHYEKLVGSETVGDQLWRGYTYIWNDQQTDAVLLEDPSGKDVELLIGDPAAPKTQRIQTWHFPGRAECTVCHNMAAKYVLGINTLQINRDMKYGDSAENQLKVFAGLGLFTDDLPEQPDELPSLENYRDPDSDVALRARSYLHANCSHCHRKWGGGNGEFRLLASLSHGEMGISDERPRHGGFYIPDARMLAPGDSNRSVLFYRMAKLGPGRMPRLGSAVVDQEGLNLIHDWISGLQPSEAGNSAESMAELLNEHTSAEARTAHIDELLATTTSAIDLMRVTDSDSIHPAIRIEVIERAADSSASHIRDLFERFLPEDLRPKRLGNVIRPDEILSLTGDKDRGEMLYLKAAGVQCRNCHRINGHGTEVGPDLSGIASKYKERSRLLDTILNPSREIDPKYRMYLVQTVDGLVATGLLLKKDDREVVLKDTKGKLTTIVADNVEELVQQQQSMMPELLLRDMTSNQVADLLAYLSSLKQPETSD is encoded by the coding sequence ATGAGTCGTCAAACACATCAACTCAGTCTGTGGGCCGTCCTCTTCTCTCTCCTGGTGTGTGGATCCCTGGTTGCGCAGGACCATTCGTCATTCAGCACCGAAAAACGGGTGCTCTGGAAGACGTCGCGAGTAACAGGCACTCCGGATCCTCCGTCGCCGTATCGCACAGTCAATGCATTTCCGAACATCAAACTGACCGAACCTCTGGCCATGACATCCGCTCCGGGTTCCAACCGGTTCTTCGTTGCGGAACAGGCAGGGCGCATCATTTCGTTTGAAAACGATCCCGCAGCAGATTCCGCGGATGTGGCACTCGATCTCACAGGCAAAACGCTATATGGACTCGCAATTCATCCGCAGTTCCGGTCGAACGGTTATGTGTTCGTCACCATTCTGGTAGCTGATCCTGCTGACGAAGATCTCCGGGGAACTCGTGTGTCTCGTTTTAAACTGGCAAAACGTAATCCACCAACGATTGATCCTGCTTCTGAAACAGTCATTTTCGAGTGGCGGTCGGGTGGTCACAACGGCGGCTGTATTAAGTTTGGTCCGGACGGGTACCTCTATCTTGCAACAGGTGATTCAAGTGGTATCGCCGACCAGTTGCGGACCGGCCAGGATCTTTCCAATGTTTCCGGCGCGATGTTAAGGATCGACGTCGATCGTCCAGGTACCGCGCAACCGTATTCGATTCCCCCTGATAATCCGTTTGTCGACATGGACAACGCACGACCGGAAATCTGGGCGTATGGACTCCGACAACCCTGGAAGTTTACGTTCGACCGAAATACGGGGGACCTGTGGACCGGTAATGTGGGGCAGGACCTGTGGGAGCAGGTTTTTGTCATTGAGCGAGGAGGTAACTACGGCTGGAGCGTTATGGAAGGAGGTCACGTGTTTCGGCCTGAACGTAAACGTGGTCCGACGCCGTTTATTTCGCCGATCGTCGAACACAATCACACCGAATTTCGATCCATCACCGGAGGTTTTGTCTACCACGGAACCAGGCTGCCCGAACTCACGGGCGCTTACATCTATGGTGATTACGACACAGGCAAGATCTGGATGTTTCGATATGACCGTGACAATGAAAAAGTGACCGAACATCGCGAGCTTGTCGATTCAGCACTACGTCTGGTGGGGTTTGGCGAAGATAACTCGGGTGAACTGTTCCTGGTTGACCACATGAGCGGACTGATTAACCGGCTGGAGGCCAGTCCCGCTGCCATTCAGACGGTGGATTTCCCACGTCGGCTCAGCGAAACCGGACTTTTCGATTCTGTCCGCGACCACCGGGTATCGCCAGGGGTGATTCCTTACGACGTCAATGCGCCTCAGTGGGCAGACGGCGCGACAAAGCAGCGATATCTGGCCTTGCCCGGTCAATCAAAAATTGAATTCGATGGGATTACCTACCCTCAACCTGCACCGGGCGCTCCACACGGCTGGAAATTTCCGGACGGCACGGTCGCGATGGAGACGATTACCATGGAGATGCAGCCGGGGAACCCGGACAGTCGGCGCCGACTGGAAACACGCCTGCTGCATTACGAAAAACTTGTGGGAAGCGAAACCGTCGGCGATCAGTTGTGGCGAGGCTATACCTATATATGGAATGATCAGCAGACCGACGCTGTCCTGCTGGAAGATCCTTCCGGAAAAGACGTTGAACTGTTGATTGGTGATCCGGCTGCACCGAAAACCCAACGAATTCAGACGTGGCATTTTCCCGGCAGGGCAGAATGTACGGTATGCCATAACATGGCGGCAAAATACGTCCTGGGCATTAACACGCTGCAGATAAACCGTGATATGAAATACGGAGACTCTGCGGAAAACCAGCTGAAGGTCTTTGCAGGACTTGGTCTGTTCACTGACGATCTCCCCGAACAGCCGGACGAACTGCCGTCTCTGGAGAATTATCGGGATCCCGACTCTGATGTTGCGCTGCGCGCCCGTTCTTATCTGCACGCCAACTGTTCACACTGTCACCGCAAATGGGGCGGCGGTAACGGCGAATTCCGCTTACTCGCCTCATTAAGTCACGGCGAAATGGGAATCAGCGACGAACGCCCGCGGCATGGTGGATTCTACATTCCTGATGCCCGCATGCTTGCACCAGGCGATTCGAACCGCAGCGTGCTGTTCTATCGGATGGCAAAACTGGGACCGGGACGCATGCCAAGACTGGGATCCGCTGTGGTCGATCAGGAGGGACTGAACCTGATTCATGACTGGATCTCGGGACTCCAGCCGTCGGAAGCAGGGAATTCAGCTGAAAGTATGGCTGAATTACTAAACGAACACACGTCTGCCGAAGCACGAACCGCCCACATTGACGAGCTGCTGGCGACAACAACCAGTGCCATTGACCTGATGCGTGTGACGGATTCTGATTCAATTCATCCTGCCATTCGAATCGAAGTCATCGAACGTGCGGCAGACAGTTCAGCCTCTCATATCCGTGATCTGTTTGAGCGATTTTTACCGGAGGATTTGCGGCCGAAACGACTTGGAAATGTGATTCGACCGGACGAAATCCTGTCCCTGACCGGCGACAAAGACCGTGGCGAAATGCTGTATCTGAAAGCAGCCGGTGTGCAGTGTCGGAACTGTCACAGGATCAACGGCCATGGCACCGAAGTCGGGCCTGATCTAAGCGGAATTGCTTCAAAATATAAGGAACGCAGCCGGCTACTCGACACGATTCTTAATCCGTCCCGTGAAATCGATCCGAAGTACCGTATGTATCTGGTACAGACGGTTGATGGTCTGGTGGCCACCGGCCTTCTGCTAAAAAAAGATGATCGCGAAGTTGTCCTGAAAGATACGAAAGGCAAGCTGACGACGATCGTTGCCGACAACGTCGAAGAGCTGGTTCAACAACAGCAGTCCATGATGCCGGAACTGCTGCTGCGTGACATGACATCGAACCAGGTCGCGGACCTGTTGGCATATCTGTCGAGCCTGAAACAACCCGAAACATCAGACTGA